TCGAGCTCGAACAGGGAGGGAGGATGCTCGAACTGGTCAGCCACGACCAGTGCCGTCCCTTCCGCTCGCGGGAGCGGCCCGTGCGTGATGCGGCCTAGCGGCAGGTGCGCGAGTCGTCGGCCCAGGTGCTCGGCTTGTCGTGTACCTGACGAGGTCAGGCCCGCCCCGTCCTCATCGGGCTCGGCATGACGCGCCAGGTAGAGCAGTCGTGTGCACTCGCCAGGCATGCCCTGCATCCAAGCACGAGCCTGTCGCGGAGCCCGGCTGCTGCGGAAGGCTGCCAGGACGAGGGGCGGTTCGCTGGGCGCGCTCGGCCCACACGGGAGTGGGCGCGGTGACGTCTGGAGGGCCGTGTGCATTCCCAGACCGCGCGCACATCGTTCCGCAGCCCGGGGCGCGTCTCGTGTCGGTGGATGGGTGCGAGCTGCGTCATGAGGCGATGCTGCCAACGGCCTCCGACATGTCCGGACCTTCTCCACAAGACTCGAACTGGTGTTCGACAACTGGTCCCGGCGGTGGGAGAATAGGGCCATGACGCTGCTGCAGCACCCCACCGCCGACCGGGCCGACGCCCCGGCGACCGGGGTGCGTGCGAGCAGCAGTGCGGGCCCTGACACAGCCGGCGTGCTGGCCGGGGTGCTGGCCGCCCGGAAGGCCATGGCCACCGCCCGGACCACGCGCCTGGAGGCCACCCCCGAGGGCGACCTCGCACCCCTGCTGCAACAGCTCTCCGCCCTCGAGGCCGAAGCCGCCGCCCTGACCGGGCAGGTCCTCGCCGAGGCCGAACGACGCCACGTCGCCGACCACGCCGCCGCCACCGGCACCGACGCCTGGGCCGCCGCCCTGACCGGGGAGACCCGCGAGGTGCACGCCGGCGGGGTCCGCATCGCCGCCCTGCTCGGCGAGAAGTACCACCACGCCCGCACCGCCTACGCCACCGGCGCCATCACCACCCGCCAGGTCCGCATCATCGTCAACGCCGCCGAACAAGCACCCCCCGAGACCACTCCCGAGCAGCTCGCCATCGCCGAGGAGATCCTGGTCAACAAGGCCACCGGTGTCGGCACCCGTTCGGGGCGCCCCATGAACGCCAAACGACTGCGCCAAGCAGCCCGACGGATGCTCGAGGTCGTCGACCGCGACCTCGCCGACCGCCACGAAGCCATCATGCTCGGGCGTGAATCCCGCCGCGCCAAGCACGAGACCTACCTCGCCCTGCACGACAACGGCGACGGCACCTACTCCGGCAAGTTCACGATCCCCGAGCTCCACGGCTCCCTGCTGCGCACCGCCCTCGAGACCCTCTCCGCACCACGACGACTCAACAAGGCCCGCACCGGCCCCGACGGGGAACACCTCTCCGGCCACGACCCCTCCGCCCCCACCGGAGAAGGCCACGGCCTCTCCGGCTGGGAGCTCGCAGGCCACGCCCTGTGCGAGCTCATCGAGCACCTGCCCACCGACGGCTGGACCGGCGCCAACGCCATCACCCTGCTGGTCACCATGACCGCCGACGACCTCACCCGCGACCTCGCCGCCACCGGCGACCTCGACCCCAACACCTGGCCCGACTGGAAAGGCCCAGCCGAGACCGGCACCGCCCGACTCGACACCGGCACCCGCACCGCCGCCGGCGACCTGCGCCGCCTCGCCTGCGAAGCAGGACTCGTCCCCGCCATCCTCAACTCGGAGTCAGTGCCACTCGACCTCGGCCGCACCAAGAGGCTCCACACCCACCACCAACGCAAAGCACTCGCCCTGACCCACGACACCTGCGCCATCGACACCTGCCAGAGACCCTTCGCCTGGACCGAGATCCACCACCTCATCCCCTGGTCCCACCACGGCGACACCGACCTCGACCTCGCCATCCCCCTCTGCTCCTGGCACCACCACCGCACCCACGACCCCACCTGGCAGCTACGACACCACCCCGACCGCGGCTGGGAGCTCACCCGCCGGCGCCGTTGAGCGGCGCCCGCTCAGGTGACGACGCGCTCGGGACGAGAGGCGCGCGGCTCGCCGAGCTTGACCACGACCACTCCGATCAGCACGAGCACGCCGCCCAGCAGCTGGATGGCGCGGGGCAGCTCGTCGAGGAGGATCCAGGCGAAGACGACGGCGGCGAGCACCTCCGTCAGCGCGACGAAGGAGGCCAACCGCGAGCCGAGGCGACGGCCGGCGGCGATCCCGCTGGTGTAGGACAGGCCGGCGGTCACCAGACCGAGCAGCAGCACCGGGACCCACCAGGCGACGCTGCCCACGGCGTACGTCGCCGGTGCGCTCGCCGCGGTCATCGGCATCAGCCCGACGAGACCCAGCAGGCCGAGCACCACGGCGCCGACCACCAGGCCACCGGCGGCCAGCGCGAAGGGCGGCAGACCGTTGTCCTCGTCGGCCGAGATCACGAAGTACGTCGCCGCACCGATCATGGCGCCGAGGCCCCAGGCCACCCCGGGCAGGCTGATGTCGGCACCGGAGACCACGTCGAGCACCAGCACCAGACCGGCAGCGGCGATCGCCGCGCCCATCAGCGTCACCGCGCCCGGGCGCTGGCCGTGGCGCAGCCACAGCCAGACCACGACGGCGGCAGGCGCGGTGTACTCGATCAGCAGGGCCGGACCGACCTGCATGTACTGCACGGCCGAGAAGTAGCAGAACTGGGCGCCGGCGACGGCCAGCACCCCGTAGGTGACGACCAGCGCCGCGTTGCGACGCAGCAGGCCCCAGCGCCCGCGCAACGACACCAGGCCCAGCGGGAGGACGACGACGGCCGCGATGGCCACCCGGATCAGCACCGTCGCGCCCGGGCTCCACCCGGTGTCGAGCAGGCCACGCGCCAGCGCCCCGGAGAGCCCGAAGGACAGCGCCGAGACCAGCGCGAAGGCCAGCCCGGGCACGAGCCGGGACACGGCCGCCTCCGGCGTCGGGGCGTCATGGGTCAACGTCGTCATGAGTGATGACACTAGAGATCGTTTGGTAACCTGTCAACGTGGTTTTCGCTCATGACACCGAGATGTCCCTGCAGTCGGCCGTGGTCCTGGTCAACTCCGCCGTCG
This Nocardioides dokdonensis FR1436 DNA region includes the following protein-coding sequences:
- a CDS encoding histidine phosphatase family protein, whose translation is MALFSHRRDQLSNTSSSLVEKVRTCRRPLAASPHDAARTHPPTRDAPRAAERCARGLGMHTALQTSPRPLPCGPSAPSEPPLVLAAFRSSRAPRQARAWMQGMPGECTRLLYLARHAEPDEDGAGLTSSGTRQAEHLGRRLAHLPLGRITHGPLPRAEGTALVVADQFEHPPSLFELDEAGDYVPHVPGRDEVPDAWADVVYASLADVTEEEMSQGAALGSGAIDLLAGPAVDGREPVEVVITHAFAIGWLVRHALDAPSWRWWPPIQCHAGLTVIRYELEGPPTVMASNDMAHLPADLRWTGFPDHLRW
- a CDS encoding HNH endonuclease signature motif containing protein, which gives rise to MTLLQHPTADRADAPATGVRASSSAGPDTAGVLAGVLAARKAMATARTTRLEATPEGDLAPLLQQLSALEAEAAALTGQVLAEAERRHVADHAAATGTDAWAAALTGETREVHAGGVRIAALLGEKYHHARTAYATGAITTRQVRIIVNAAEQAPPETTPEQLAIAEEILVNKATGVGTRSGRPMNAKRLRQAARRMLEVVDRDLADRHEAIMLGRESRRAKHETYLALHDNGDGTYSGKFTIPELHGSLLRTALETLSAPRRLNKARTGPDGEHLSGHDPSAPTGEGHGLSGWELAGHALCELIEHLPTDGWTGANAITLLVTMTADDLTRDLAATGDLDPNTWPDWKGPAETGTARLDTGTRTAAGDLRRLACEAGLVPAILNSESVPLDLGRTKRLHTHHQRKALALTHDTCAIDTCQRPFAWTEIHHLIPWSHHGDTDLDLAIPLCSWHHHRTHDPTWQLRHHPDRGWELTRRRR
- a CDS encoding EamA family transporter; this encodes MTTLTHDAPTPEAAVSRLVPGLAFALVSALSFGLSGALARGLLDTGWSPGATVLIRVAIAAVVVLPLGLVSLRGRWGLLRRNAALVVTYGVLAVAGAQFCYFSAVQYMQVGPALLIEYTAPAAVVVWLWLRHGQRPGAVTLMGAAIAAAGLVLVLDVVSGADISLPGVAWGLGAMIGAATYFVISADEDNGLPPFALAAGGLVVGAVVLGLLGLVGLMPMTAASAPATYAVGSVAWWVPVLLLGLVTAGLSYTSGIAAGRRLGSRLASFVALTEVLAAVVFAWILLDELPRAIQLLGGVLVLIGVVVVKLGEPRASRPERVVT